One part of the Zymomonas mobilis subsp. pomaceae ATCC 29192 genome encodes these proteins:
- a CDS encoding cytochrome b, whose protein sequence is MTIPPHKYQPKYRFTKWLDDRLPLIRLFHDVMGGGYLVPRNLSWLWNFGALAGIALTLQIVTGLALAMHYIASSSEAFNSIEAIMRYVNLGWLIRYGHMVGASLFFAALYIHMLRGIYYGSYKAPREMIWLIGVVLFMLSMATAFLGYTLAWGQMSYWASQVITGLFSVVPFFGEHIRIWVLGGFTPNTATVNRFFVLHFTLPFVILGVVGLHIWALHRKGSGNPTGIEVTKAEDVVPMHPYYIAKDAVAVGVFLLIFCSLLFFCPNIVSDPDNYVPANNLVTPPHIKPEWYFWPFYAILRSFTVDFLWVPAKMWGVIGMGLSVFCWFLLPWLDNAPVRSGRYRPLFRLFFLFFLLDMAILGFCGRQPAEEPWIRLGQFASLYYFAFFFVILPVLPVFEKTLPVPKSLEEAGYPKTTVPLNQPPKKGEGA, encoded by the coding sequence ATGACGATACCTCCGCATAAATATCAGCCTAAATACCGTTTTACGAAATGGCTTGATGATCGCTTACCCCTTATCCGTTTGTTCCATGACGTTATGGGCGGCGGGTATCTTGTGCCCCGTAATTTAAGCTGGTTGTGGAATTTTGGTGCCCTTGCCGGTATCGCGCTTACCCTTCAGATCGTCACAGGTCTGGCCTTGGCTATGCATTACATTGCCAGCAGCAGTGAGGCTTTCAATTCAATCGAAGCGATTATGCGTTATGTCAATCTAGGTTGGCTTATCCGCTATGGGCATATGGTAGGGGCCAGTCTGTTTTTTGCGGCGCTTTACATCCATATGCTGCGCGGGATCTATTATGGTTCTTATAAAGCCCCACGAGAAATGATTTGGTTGATTGGCGTTGTTTTGTTCATGTTATCCATGGCAACAGCCTTTTTAGGATATACCTTAGCTTGGGGACAAATGAGCTATTGGGCTTCTCAAGTCATCACAGGTCTGTTTTCTGTTGTTCCTTTTTTTGGGGAGCATATCCGTATTTGGGTATTGGGTGGGTTTACGCCGAATACAGCCACCGTTAACCGCTTTTTTGTACTGCATTTCACGCTTCCCTTTGTCATTCTTGGAGTCGTTGGGCTTCATATCTGGGCGTTACACCGGAAGGGCTCAGGTAACCCCACAGGTATCGAAGTGACAAAAGCAGAAGATGTCGTTCCCATGCATCCTTATTACATTGCCAAAGATGCCGTGGCAGTGGGCGTGTTTCTTCTGATATTCTGTTCTTTACTGTTTTTTTGTCCTAATATTGTTTCTGATCCAGATAATTATGTTCCGGCCAACAATCTTGTCACGCCGCCCCATATTAAACCAGAATGGTATTTTTGGCCTTTTTACGCAATTCTACGCTCTTTTACGGTAGATTTTTTATGGGTCCCTGCCAAAATGTGGGGCGTAATCGGTATGGGATTATCTGTCTTTTGCTGGTTCCTCTTACCCTGGCTTGATAACGCCCCAGTACGATCAGGGCGTTATCGTCCGTTATTCCGTTTGTTTTTCCTGTTTTTTCTGTTGGATATGGCAATTTTGGGTTTTTGTGGAAGACAACCTGCCGAAGAGCCATGGATAAGGTTAGGTCAGTTCGCGTCGCTTTACTATTTTGCTTTCTTTTTTGTGATTTTACCTGTTCTCCCAGTCTTTGAAAAAACTTTACCCGTTCCAAAATCCTTAGAAGAAGCAGGCTATCCCAAGACAACAGTGCCCTTAAATCAACCACCTAAAAAAGGGGAGGGTGCCTGA
- a CDS encoding cytochrome c1, with protein MLTILRRIGCLRLLAILVGLGLVLTLLMGIGQPRLKQVDDPTRHYQKPLKSLSLPSDGLMGHFDKSQLRRGFTVFQGICASCHSLNQVHFQDLSEIGYNKSQIEALMQEWINRIPDVDHNTGEALMRQPEMNDRITGPYYNPLGTSGITTAPDLSLMVKARKGGTKHIYSILTGYETEPKEIEQRYPQFKTPEGNFYNPYIKGLHIAMPMPLLIDNQVIYEDGTKATVDQMAKDVTAFLQWSSEPELEKRHHIGFGVIVFLLIATGLAVIICYQIWRDV; from the coding sequence ATGCTTACTATTCTTCGCCGCATCGGCTGCCTTCGCCTATTGGCTATTCTTGTGGGGTTAGGGCTTGTTCTCACTTTATTGATGGGGATAGGACAACCCCGTTTAAAACAGGTCGATGATCCAACAAGACACTATCAGAAACCGTTAAAATCATTGTCTTTACCCAGTGATGGTTTAATGGGTCATTTTGACAAATCGCAATTAAGACGTGGATTTACCGTTTTTCAAGGGATTTGCGCCTCTTGTCATAGCTTAAATCAGGTTCATTTTCAGGATCTGTCGGAAATAGGCTACAATAAATCCCAGATCGAAGCGTTGATGCAAGAATGGATCAACCGTATTCCAGATGTCGATCATAATACCGGAGAAGCGCTTATGCGCCAGCCGGAAATGAACGACCGGATAACAGGGCCTTATTACAATCCTCTTGGAACTAGCGGTATCACGACAGCACCTGATTTATCTTTGATGGTAAAAGCCCGTAAAGGCGGTACCAAGCATATCTATTCTATTTTAACCGGTTATGAAACTGAACCGAAAGAAATAGAACAACGCTATCCACAATTTAAAACACCAGAAGGCAATTTCTATAATCCTTATATTAAAGGCCTTCATATCGCGATGCCAATGCCTCTTTTGATAGATAATCAAGTTATCTATGAAGACGGAACGAAGGCGACGGTGGATCAAATGGCCAAAGATGTCACCGCCTTTTTGCAGTGGTCTTCGGAACCGGAACTGGAAAAACGCCACCATATTGGCTTTGGCGTTATAGTCTTTCTCTTAATAGCAACAGGGCTGGCTGTCATTATTTGCTATCAGATATGGCGAGATGTTTAG
- a CDS encoding tRNA (cytidine(34)-2'-O)-methyltransferase — translation MRIALYQPDIAGNVGTILRTAACFGVGVDIIEPCGFAFSDRALKRAGMDYAQMAPPIRHDDWHAFLQARQERLVLLTTSGDISLPEMDFQKEDILLFGSESAGAPDFVHQAAARQVRIPLLSQFRSLNIAVSAGIALAEALRQTKGFVHEVR, via the coding sequence ATGAGAATAGCATTATATCAACCGGATATTGCCGGTAATGTCGGAACTATTCTTAGAACTGCGGCCTGTTTCGGGGTGGGTGTCGATATTATCGAACCCTGCGGTTTTGCTTTTTCCGATCGTGCCTTAAAACGCGCCGGTATGGACTATGCCCAAATGGCACCCCCTATTAGGCATGATGATTGGCACGCCTTTTTACAGGCAAGACAAGAGCGGTTAGTGTTACTGACAACCTCGGGCGATATTAGCCTTCCTGAGATGGATTTTCAAAAAGAGGATATTTTATTGTTTGGATCAGAATCGGCGGGTGCGCCTGACTTTGTGCATCAGGCTGCCGCCCGACAGGTCAGGATTCCGCTTCTTTCTCAATTCCGATCTTTGAATATTGCCGTTTCAGCGGGGATCGCACTTGCCGAAGCGCTGCGCCAAACTAAAGGTTTTGTTCATGAAGTTAGATGA
- a CDS encoding c-type cytochrome: protein MINFTRNTVLSKLFFGTILALMPLFLEGVLAAPPGIVPYMTNCSTCHQTKGEGSTNLAPKLSNRIGKIASFDEGRRYMLSVVFNGMAGRIVVDGMPFLGVMTPLGHLKDEDISGALNYILSLQNMPQIKPFTPAEVKAARSLPKKSAPQMTIERQKLIAAHGSF from the coding sequence ATGATAAATTTTACCCGAAATACAGTGCTTTCAAAACTGTTTTTCGGGACAATTTTAGCACTTATGCCTCTGTTTCTGGAGGGCGTCCTAGCTGCCCCACCAGGTATCGTGCCTTATATGACCAATTGTTCGACCTGTCACCAAACCAAGGGGGAGGGGTCAACTAACTTGGCTCCAAAATTAAGCAACCGGATCGGTAAAATCGCCTCTTTTGACGAAGGCCGTCGCTATATGCTTTCGGTTGTCTTCAATGGTATGGCAGGCCGTATTGTAGTGGACGGGATGCCTTTTTTAGGGGTTATGACGCCTTTGGGTCATCTTAAAGATGAAGATATTTCAGGGGCTCTTAATTACATTTTATCTTTGCAGAATATGCCGCAAATAAAACCATTTACGCCAGCCGAAGTGAAAGCCGCCCGATCACTGCCCAAAAAGTCAGCCCCACAAATGACTATTGAACGGCAAAAGCTGATCGCGGCACATGGATCATTTTAG
- the nagA gene encoding N-acetylglucosamine-6-phosphate deacetylase, giving the protein MRFAFTHGQIVTPEGILPDHSVLIEEGLIKTITKEPIDPQISCLDLKNQLLLPGFIDIQVNGGGGCLLNDNPSVETIAVIAAAHRHFGTTGLLPTLVSEDLNVIKKALSATKEAIKTGIQGILGLHIEGPFIAMKRRGIHAQSKIRSIAEEDIHFLCKAAVENKKLFKIMLTLAPETMPLSIIERLSQAGILVSIGHSDSDYETAQKAIEKGARGFTHLFNAMSQNTGRAPSMVGAALDNEGVYAGIIVDGQHVHPANIRIAFKAKGADRLMLVTDAMPLTGWDRDSFMLQGQMIYRDQGRITDENGVLAGSLLDMSTAFANMIKMGHVSIEEASRMASSTPAQFLKLDDRGVIAIGKRADFVVLDTYFKPQSVWIAGKAV; this is encoded by the coding sequence ATGCGGTTTGCTTTCACTCATGGTCAGATAGTAACACCAGAGGGTATTCTGCCTGATCATTCTGTTTTAATCGAAGAGGGTTTGATTAAAACTATTACCAAAGAACCCATTGATCCGCAGATTTCCTGTCTTGATCTTAAAAATCAACTACTTTTACCGGGTTTTATTGATATTCAGGTAAATGGTGGCGGAGGATGCCTGTTAAATGATAATCCGAGTGTAGAAACAATTGCTGTTATTGCCGCCGCCCATCGGCATTTCGGGACAACGGGTTTACTTCCTACCTTGGTCAGCGAAGATCTCAACGTTATTAAAAAAGCCTTATCCGCGACCAAAGAAGCTATTAAAACGGGTATTCAAGGGATATTAGGCCTTCATATTGAAGGGCCTTTCATTGCGATGAAACGGCGAGGTATCCATGCCCAAAGTAAAATTCGATCTATAGCTGAAGAAGATATCCATTTTTTATGCAAAGCCGCTGTAGAAAATAAAAAGCTATTTAAAATAATGCTGACGCTAGCCCCTGAGACAATGCCTCTTTCTATTATTGAAAGACTGTCTCAAGCCGGTATTTTAGTATCCATTGGTCATTCTGATAGTGATTATGAAACGGCGCAAAAAGCTATTGAAAAAGGGGCACGCGGTTTTACCCATTTATTCAATGCTATGTCCCAAAATACTGGCCGTGCGCCTTCTATGGTTGGGGCAGCTTTGGATAATGAAGGCGTTTATGCCGGAATTATTGTAGATGGTCAGCATGTTCATCCCGCCAATATTCGTATTGCCTTTAAGGCAAAAGGAGCGGATCGATTAATGTTGGTGACCGATGCTATGCCCTTAACGGGATGGGATCGGGACAGCTTTATGTTACAAGGTCAGATGATCTATCGTGACCAAGGTCGCATCACTGACGAAAACGGGGTATTGGCGGGTTCTCTTTTAGATATGTCCACAGCCTTCGCCAATATGATTAAAATGGGTCATGTCTCTATAGAAGAGGCCTCGCGTATGGCCTCTTCTACGCCAGCGCAATTTTTAAAATTAGATGACCGAGGGGTCATTGCTATAGGAAAAAGAGCCGATTTTGTTGTGCTCGATACGTATTTTAAACCACAAAGCGTTTGGATAGCCGGAAAAGCCGTTTAA
- a CDS encoding HlyD family efflux transporter periplasmic adaptor subunit: MAENNPNNQHAATSNEDASPDKANATVDAQTHQEEASPKAVEDAKPDTESKAKRKRWLRYFAFLLLIIVIIYGIWYWLVGSRHASTDNAYVNAESAQVMALVSGPIENVFVSDTDQVKKGDILVRLNPDDQKIALARAEANLAVAERRFGQTSASGDALSQNIMAEQANIEQAEANYLAAQSTYHRAETDYSRRHALVESGAVSRDEMTAVSNALEKARAALLQSHAAVDQARAAKETAIGNFEANQALIKNSTVSTNPEVMAARAALDQARLDMSRLEIKAPMSGVVTQRQVQVGQRVNVGMPIATIVPIDQLYVDANFKETQLGKVRVGQSATLTSDLYGSDVVYHGHVVGFSGGTGAAFSLIPAQNATGNWIKVVQRLPVRIALDPKELRAHPLRVGLSMEADIDLSSKK; the protein is encoded by the coding sequence ATGGCAGAGAATAACCCAAACAATCAGCATGCCGCAACGTCCAATGAGGATGCGTCACCTGATAAAGCCAATGCAACGGTTGATGCTCAGACGCATCAGGAGGAAGCCTCTCCTAAGGCAGTCGAGGATGCAAAGCCAGATACAGAAAGTAAGGCTAAACGTAAACGCTGGTTGCGCTATTTTGCTTTTCTTCTTCTGATAATTGTTATCATTTACGGTATTTGGTACTGGTTGGTCGGCTCCCGTCATGCCTCGACAGATAATGCCTATGTCAATGCTGAATCGGCACAGGTTATGGCGTTGGTCTCAGGCCCGATTGAAAATGTATTCGTATCGGATACCGATCAGGTCAAAAAAGGGGATATTTTAGTCCGTCTTAACCCCGATGATCAAAAAATTGCTTTAGCCCGTGCCGAAGCCAATTTAGCCGTAGCAGAACGCCGTTTTGGGCAGACTTCTGCCAGCGGCGATGCTTTATCCCAAAATATCATGGCAGAGCAGGCTAATATCGAACAGGCTGAAGCCAATTACCTTGCTGCCCAATCAACCTATCATCGTGCCGAAACAGATTACAGCCGCCGCCATGCGTTGGTTGAATCGGGCGCAGTATCTCGAGACGAGATGACAGCTGTTTCGAATGCCTTGGAAAAAGCCCGTGCGGCTTTACTACAAAGTCATGCCGCGGTTGATCAGGCGCGTGCAGCGAAAGAAACGGCTATCGGCAATTTTGAAGCGAACCAAGCCTTAATCAAAAACAGCACCGTTTCAACCAATCCTGAGGTTATGGCTGCTCGTGCAGCGTTAGATCAGGCGCGTCTCGATATGAGCCGTCTTGAAATCAAAGCGCCGATGTCGGGTGTTGTTACCCAACGACAAGTACAGGTTGGACAACGGGTTAATGTCGGTATGCCTATTGCCACTATTGTGCCGATTGATCAGCTTTATGTGGATGCGAACTTTAAAGAAACCCAACTCGGTAAAGTGCGTGTAGGACAGAGTGCGACCCTGACTTCTGATCTTTATGGCAGTGATGTTGTTTATCATGGACATGTGGTTGGTTTTTCTGGTGGAACCGGCGCTGCATTTTCCCTTATTCCAGCGCAAAATGCGACGGGTAACTGGATTAAGGTTGTCCAACGTTTGCCTGTCCGTATTGCGCTTGATCCTAAAGAGTTACGGGCTCACCCGCTTCGGGTAGGTCTATCGATGGAGGCGGACATTGACCTCTCTTCAAAAAAATAA
- the mtgA gene encoding monofunctional biosynthetic peptidoglycan transglycosylase has translation MFRLLYFIGQLVLSFALLSTLWVMVYSFVRPPVTLTMISNAVAGYGINQKWRSLEDIDSKMADAVIAAEDSNFCNHHGFDFTAIEQAAKHNASGGHIRGGSTISQQTAKNTFLWQNGGYVRKAIEAWFTFLIEHLWSKHRIMEVYLNIAETGIGIYGVEAASQHYFHHDARHLSTLEAARLAAVFPLPKKRTANMPKGFVRRYGNIIQSRMATVEKSGLNRCLFNTIKAKHLAISDSK, from the coding sequence ATGTTCCGGCTTCTCTATTTTATCGGACAGCTTGTTTTATCATTCGCTCTTTTAAGCACACTATGGGTGATGGTTTATAGTTTTGTCAGGCCACCCGTTACCTTAACCATGATAAGCAATGCTGTGGCTGGTTATGGCATTAATCAAAAATGGCGTTCTTTGGAAGATATTGACTCTAAAATGGCAGATGCGGTTATCGCCGCCGAAGACAGTAACTTTTGCAACCATCATGGTTTCGATTTTACGGCTATTGAACAGGCGGCAAAACATAATGCTAGCGGCGGACATATCCGAGGCGGTTCAACCATTAGTCAACAAACCGCTAAAAATACCTTTCTTTGGCAGAATGGCGGCTACGTTCGTAAAGCCATTGAGGCATGGTTTACTTTTTTAATAGAACATTTGTGGTCAAAGCACCGGATTATGGAAGTCTATCTTAATATAGCCGAAACCGGCATCGGTATTTATGGCGTAGAGGCGGCCTCACAGCATTATTTCCATCATGATGCCCGCCATTTATCGACTTTGGAAGCGGCAAGATTAGCGGCGGTCTTTCCTTTACCTAAAAAACGCACCGCTAATATGCCGAAAGGTTTTGTGCGCCGCTATGGCAATATCATTCAAAGCCGAATGGCAACCGTTGAAAAATCAGGGCTCAACCGCTGTCTTTTCAACACTATAAAAGCTAAACATCTCGCCATATCTGATAGCAAATAA
- a CDS encoding TetR/AcrR family transcriptional regulator translates to MEIMDTCKHHKYQDRREAILEEATKFFLEKGYAETSMSAIAAKVGGSKGTLWSHFPSKEALFAAVVERLTDNFHKIYVNLLNPQSDIEVTLNQYGQLLLKNIVKPDKVAVHKLAVSECWRFPEVGRIFYESGPKIAIHNLGLYLKSAMDKGQICQDDPEKTAGFFLHSLCAASIPSRLYNIPQPELLNNLEKDVSKIVSLFLKAYAPKKEK, encoded by the coding sequence ATGGAAATCATGGATACCTGCAAACATCATAAATACCAGGATCGTCGAGAAGCCATTCTGGAAGAAGCCACAAAATTTTTCCTCGAGAAAGGCTATGCTGAAACATCGATGTCAGCTATTGCGGCCAAAGTCGGAGGATCAAAAGGAACATTATGGTCTCATTTTCCTTCTAAAGAGGCTTTATTTGCCGCTGTAGTTGAACGATTAACCGATAATTTCCATAAAATTTATGTAAATTTACTCAACCCTCAATCAGATATTGAAGTAACCTTAAACCAATATGGTCAACTTTTACTTAAAAATATTGTAAAACCCGATAAAGTGGCTGTTCATAAATTGGCTGTTTCGGAATGTTGGCGTTTTCCTGAAGTAGGGCGTATTTTCTATGAATCAGGGCCCAAAATAGCTATTCATAATCTAGGGCTCTATTTAAAAAGTGCCATGGACAAAGGGCAAATCTGTCAAGATGATCCTGAGAAAACGGCTGGTTTCTTTCTTCATTCCCTATGTGCTGCCAGTATTCCTTCCAGACTTTATAATATTCCTCAGCCTGAACTTTTGAATAATCTTGAAAAGGATGTTAGCAAAATCGTTAGTCTCTTTTTAAAAGCCTATGCGCCCAAGAAAGAAAAATAA
- a CDS encoding efflux transporter outer membrane subunit: protein MNLKQSIIISLSSATLLLTGCASIPHLGKAPKMRDAHDYASVQSLAGNGAPWPGEGWWKSYDDPQLNGLMTEALAKAPDMAIARARVLSASGSKQRAGAGLLPSINGFMGTGAGHFMRDKEIRQLTGNPNMQDWGDGGASFLTINYNIDIWGGYHAQLAAATSEAKAVQVDLQEAALMLTTGIAAAYANLSRLFEERAVLERTLEVRSYILKLSEQRLGHGLDNDASMQDASSRQANARAELVANQESIDITRHQIAALMGAGPDRGMAITRPQSEKLRAIGLPDNAAINLLGRRPDVVAAKLTAEAANYRIKTAKTQFYPNVSLAGIVGYQTRALEHMATHGMALGAASAALNLPIFKGGQLSGQYRETRAAYDEAVGNYDKTLTNALQQVADAATSQRQLNQQLDQTRQALNHAELSYRVLTDRYRSGLVTYIEVLQGEENILSLKKAVADLQARAFQLDVSLVQALGGGFTAA, encoded by the coding sequence ATGAATTTGAAGCAATCTATCATTATCAGCCTTTCCTCTGCGACGCTATTGCTGACGGGATGTGCCTCGATTCCTCATTTGGGGAAAGCCCCAAAGATGCGAGATGCACATGATTATGCCTCTGTGCAATCGTTAGCGGGTAATGGCGCCCCTTGGCCGGGAGAGGGATGGTGGAAATCTTATGACGATCCCCAGCTTAATGGCTTGATGACAGAAGCGCTTGCAAAAGCCCCTGATATGGCCATTGCGCGGGCCCGCGTCTTATCCGCATCAGGCAGCAAACAAAGAGCCGGTGCCGGATTACTGCCTTCTATAAACGGTTTCATGGGTACAGGTGCCGGTCATTTTATGCGGGATAAGGAAATCCGCCAACTGACGGGCAATCCCAATATGCAAGACTGGGGCGATGGTGGGGCTTCTTTCCTTACGATCAACTATAATATTGATATTTGGGGGGGCTACCATGCCCAGTTAGCGGCGGCGACCTCGGAAGCTAAGGCCGTTCAGGTGGATTTGCAAGAAGCTGCTTTAATGCTGACAACAGGCATCGCAGCTGCCTATGCGAATCTTTCCCGTTTATTTGAAGAACGGGCTGTTTTAGAGCGCACCCTTGAAGTTCGCAGCTATATATTAAAGCTTTCTGAGCAGAGATTAGGTCATGGGCTGGATAATGATGCGTCCATGCAGGACGCCAGCTCAAGACAAGCCAATGCGCGGGCAGAGTTGGTTGCCAATCAGGAATCCATTGACATCACCCGTCATCAGATTGCTGCTTTGATGGGGGCGGGGCCTGATCGGGGTATGGCGATTACGCGTCCCCAATCTGAAAAATTAAGGGCTATTGGTCTGCCTGATAATGCCGCTATTAATCTTTTAGGACGCCGTCCCGATGTTGTGGCTGCTAAATTGACAGCAGAAGCGGCCAATTATCGCATTAAAACCGCTAAGACACAATTTTATCCGAATGTTAGCCTTGCCGGCATTGTTGGTTATCAAACCAGAGCCCTTGAACATATGGCAACGCATGGCATGGCCTTGGGGGCAGCAAGCGCTGCACTGAATCTCCCTATTTTTAAGGGTGGACAGTTATCAGGCCAATATCGGGAAACGCGGGCTGCTTATGATGAAGCGGTAGGAAATTATGATAAAACATTAACAAATGCGTTACAACAGGTAGCGGATGCTGCCACTAGCCAGCGGCAACTTAATCAGCAATTAGATCAAACACGACAGGCCCTTAATCATGCCGAGCTTTCCTATCGTGTCTTAACAGATAGATATAGAAGCGGTCTTGTAACCTATATCGAGGTTTTACAGGGGGAGGAAAATATTCTGTCTCTGAAAAAAGCGGTCGCAGATCTTCAAGCACGCGCCTTCCAGCTTGATGTATCGTTAGTTCAGGCATTGGGCGGCGGTTTTACTGCAGCATAA
- a CDS encoding DHA2 family efflux MFS transporter permease subunit, with protein MTSLQKNKLTAFFSRFSFGPPNDERLPASAVGILSGRTQLIAGIILAMTNFMVVLDTTIANVSVPHIAGDLAVSNSQGTWVITSYAVAEAICVPLTGWLSRRFGTVLLFFLSIIGFTLFSCLCGFSHSLLTILIFRCCQGFCGGPLMPITQTLLLRVFRKEQHAQAMGLWAMTTITAPIIGPIMGGWLSDNWSWPWIFYINIPIGVSCALGVFALLRGTETQTLKEYIDKGGLSIMIVWIACLQIVLDLGHDHDWFGSNMIVTLAIIAAIGFVVFVIWELTEKEPIVDLRIFRHRGFTISVLSLAFSFGVFFASSVIIPQWLQSIMGYTATNAGFVTAMSGVLAVLFSPIVAKLSSIVDPRILVSGGILWLGGCTALRTLWDTNSSYWIFAIPQFLQGIGMPFFFVPLTTLALASVEPEETTSAAGLMNFLRTLAGAIGTSWSTTLWEDHARAMHNELANILQAPASLVPILQMGGINAQKARAAIDQLVEAQSYALSTTYIFYISSFIFVAASTVIWLAPAPKNKANH; from the coding sequence TTGACCTCTCTTCAAAAAAATAAGCTGACGGCTTTTTTTTCCCGTTTTTCCTTTGGCCCGCCCAACGATGAACGCCTGCCAGCCTCAGCGGTAGGCATCTTATCAGGGAGAACCCAGCTTATTGCCGGTATTATTCTGGCGATGACTAATTTCATGGTGGTACTTGATACGACTATCGCCAACGTATCTGTTCCCCATATCGCGGGTGATCTTGCTGTCTCTAACTCACAAGGCACGTGGGTTATTACATCTTATGCTGTGGCTGAAGCTATTTGTGTTCCTCTGACGGGGTGGTTATCCCGTCGATTTGGAACGGTATTATTGTTCTTTTTATCTATTATAGGTTTTACGCTTTTTTCCTGCCTTTGCGGCTTTTCACATAGCTTGCTTACGATTCTGATCTTTCGCTGTTGTCAGGGTTTTTGTGGCGGCCCTTTGATGCCGATTACCCAAACTTTATTGCTTCGGGTTTTCAGAAAAGAACAGCATGCCCAAGCTATGGGGCTTTGGGCTATGACAACCATTACGGCGCCGATCATCGGGCCTATTATGGGGGGGTGGCTTAGTGATAACTGGTCATGGCCATGGATTTTTTACATCAATATTCCTATCGGTGTCAGCTGTGCACTAGGTGTTTTTGCTCTTTTACGGGGTACAGAAACACAGACTTTGAAAGAATATATCGATAAAGGTGGCCTTTCGATCATGATCGTCTGGATCGCTTGTCTTCAGATTGTACTTGATCTCGGGCACGATCATGATTGGTTTGGCAGCAATATGATTGTCACCCTCGCGATCATCGCGGCGATTGGTTTCGTTGTCTTTGTTATCTGGGAATTAACTGAAAAAGAACCTATCGTTGATCTTAGAATATTTCGACATCGAGGGTTTACTATAAGTGTTCTCTCTTTGGCTTTCAGCTTTGGGGTTTTCTTTGCTTCCTCGGTTATTATTCCACAATGGCTGCAAAGTATTATGGGCTATACGGCTACCAATGCCGGTTTTGTAACGGCTATGTCTGGTGTCTTGGCGGTTCTATTCTCCCCTATTGTTGCTAAGTTAAGTTCTATTGTAGACCCCCGTATTTTAGTAAGTGGGGGTATTCTATGGCTAGGCGGATGTACTGCCCTTAGAACTTTATGGGATACTAATAGCAGTTACTGGATTTTTGCTATTCCCCAGTTTTTGCAGGGTATCGGGATGCCTTTCTTTTTCGTTCCCTTGACCACATTAGCTTTGGCCTCGGTAGAACCGGAAGAAACAACTTCAGCGGCTGGTTTAATGAACTTTCTTCGAACTTTGGCCGGTGCTATCGGTACATCGTGGTCAACCACGCTTTGGGAAGATCATGCGAGAGCCATGCATAATGAATTAGCGAATATTCTTCAGGCTCCCGCTTCATTAGTCCCTATTTTGCAGATGGGTGGCATAAATGCACAAAAAGCGCGCGCCGCTATTGATCAGCTTGTTGAAGCGCAATCCTATGCCTTATCAACCACCTATATTTTCTATATTAGCTCTTTTATTTTCGTTGCGGCTTCTACGGTCATTTGGTTAGCACCCGCTCCCAAAAACAAAGCCAACCACTAG
- the petA gene encoding ubiquinol-cytochrome c reductase iron-sulfur subunit translates to MSSSQDGLSKDMHPIRRRDFLNIAACGVTGVGICGAAVPLIAQMNPSKDIVAQAKTEVDITAVQPGQTLKVVWRGQPVFIRHLTKQEITEANAVSLSDLRDPETLSQRTKPGKSNWLVTMALCTHLGCIPLGGNVGEPRGEYGGYFCPCHGSAFDTAGRIRRGPAPTNLVVPPYAFISNSVISIG, encoded by the coding sequence ATGTCGTCTTCTCAAGATGGCTTGTCAAAGGATATGCATCCCATACGCCGTCGAGATTTTTTGAATATTGCCGCTTGTGGCGTAACGGGGGTTGGGATTTGTGGTGCGGCTGTACCTTTAATTGCTCAGATGAACCCTTCTAAAGATATTGTGGCACAGGCTAAAACGGAAGTAGATATTACGGCTGTCCAGCCAGGACAGACATTGAAAGTTGTCTGGCGTGGTCAGCCCGTTTTTATCCGGCATCTGACAAAACAAGAAATTACAGAAGCCAACGCGGTGTCTCTTTCAGATTTGCGCGATCCAGAGACGCTCTCTCAACGTACCAAGCCAGGAAAGTCAAATTGGCTTGTTACGATGGCACTTTGCACGCATCTCGGTTGCATCCCTTTGGGGGGTAATGTTGGTGAACCTCGTGGCGAATATGGAGGCTATTTTTGCCCCTGTCATGGTTCTGCATTTGATACTGCCGGTCGGATCAGACGGGGGCCAGCACCGACAAATCTTGTTGTTCCGCCTTATGCGTTTATCAGCAATTCTGTCATTTCAATTGGTTGA